One stretch of Calonectris borealis chromosome 5, bCalBor7.hap1.2, whole genome shotgun sequence DNA includes these proteins:
- the PPP4R3A gene encoding serine/threonine-protein phosphatase 4 regulatory subunit 3A isoform X5, translating into MSSPGLELPSCELSRLEEIAELVASSLPSPLRREKLALALENEGYIKKLLEIFHVCEDLENIEGLHHLYEIIKGIFLLNRTALFEVMFSEECIMDVIGCLEYDPSLSQSRKHREFLTKTAKFKEVIPISDPELKQKIHQTYRVQYIQDMVLPTPSVFEENMLSTLHSFIFFNKVEIVGMLQEDEKFLTDLFAQLTDEATDEEKRQELVNFLKEFCAFSQTLQPQNRDAFFKTLSNMGILPALEVILGMDDAQVRSAATDIFSYLVEYNPSMVREFVMQEAQQNDDDILLINLIIEHMICDTDPELGGAVLLMGLLRTLVDPENMLATANKTEKTEFLGFFYKHCMHVLTAPLLANTTEDKPSKDDFQTAQLLALILELLTFCVEHHTYHIKNYIINKDILRRVLVLMASKHAFLALCALRFKRKIIGLKDEFYNRYIMKSFLFEPVVKAFLNNGSRYNLMNSAIIEMFEFIRVEDIKSLTAHVIENYWKALEDVDYVQTFKGLKLRFEQQRERQDNPKLDSMRSILRNHRYRRDARTLEDEEEMWFNTDEDDMEDGEAVVPPSDKTKNDEDIMDPISKFMERKKLKESEEKEVLLKTNLSGRQSPSFKLSFSSGTKSNLTSQSSASNLPGSPGSPGSPGSPGSPGSVSKSTSQMAAITTKGGLVGLVDYPDDDEEDDEDEDKEETLPLSKKAKLESS; encoded by the exons ATGTCATCACCAGGTCTAGAATTGCCATCTTGTGAATTAAGTCGACTAGAAGAAATTGCAGAACTTGTGGCATCTTCACTACCTTCACCATTACGTCGTGAAAAACTCGCACTAGCACTGGAAAATGAGGGCTATATTAAGAAGCTCTTAGAAATTTTTCATGTGTGTGAAGACTTAGAGAACATTGAAGGACTACACCACTTATATGAAATTATCAAGGGAATTTTCCTTTTGAACAGAACTGCACTTTTTGAAGTCATGTTTTCTGAGGAATGTATAATGGATGTAATTGGATGCCTAGAATATGATCCGTCTTTATCACAGTCACGGAAACACAGGGAATTTCTGACTAAAACGGCAAAATTTAAAGAGGTGATTCCTATATCTGATCCAGAGCTGAAGCAAAAAATACATCAGACATACAGAGTACAGTATATTCAAGATATGGTTCTACCCACTCCCTCAGTTTTTGAGGAAAATATGCTATCAacacttcattctttcatcttttttaataaagtgGAAATAGTTGGTATGTTACAG GAAGATGAAAAATTTCTGACAGACTTGTTTGCACAACTAACAGATGAAGCCACAGATGAGGAGAAAAGACAGGAATTG GTAAATTTTCTGAAAGAGTTCTGTGCATTCTCTCAAACACTGCAACCTCAAAACAGAGATGCATTTTTCAAAACCTTGTCAAATATGGGCATACTGCCAGCACTAGAAGTCATATTG GGTATGGATGATGCACAAGTACGAAGTGCAGCCACTGATATATTCTCATATTTGGTTGAATACAACCCATCCATGGTACGAGAGTTTGTCATGCAGGAAGCGCAGCAGAATGATGAT GATATATTACTCATTAACCTCATTATAGAACACATGATTTGTGACACAGATCCAGAACTTGGAGGGGCAGTGCTACTCATGGGTTTGCTTCGTACTTTAGTTGATCCAGAAAATATGCTTGCCACGGCCAAT aaaacagaaaagacagagtTCCTGGGTTTCTTCTACAAACATTGTATGCATGTTCTGACAGCCCCTTTATTGGCCAATACTACAGAGGACAAGCCTAGCAAAG ATGATTTTCAGACAGCCCAACTCTTGGCATTAATACTGGAATTGCTAACTTTCTGCGTAGAACATCATACTTATCACATAAAGAACTACATCATTAACAAAGACATCCTGCGAAGGGTACTCGTTCTCATGGCCTCAAAGCATGCTTTCTTGGCATTGT GTGCCCTTCGTTTCAAGAGAAAGATAATTGGACTAAAGGATGAATTCTATAACCGTTACATaatgaaaagttttttgtttgaaCCTGTGGTCAAAGCATTTCTAAATAATGGTTCCCGTTATAATCTGATGAACTCTGCCATAATAGAGATGTTTGAATTTATCAGAGTG GAAGATATAAAATCATTAACAGCTCATGTAATTGAAAATTACTGGAAGGCACTGGAAGATGTAGATTATGTGCAGACATTCAAAGGACTGAAACTACGATTTGAGCaacaaagggaaagacaagatAATCCAAAACTTGACAG CATGCGCTCCATTTTGAGAAACCATAGATACAGAAGGGATGCAAGAACcctggaggatgaggaggaaatgTGGTTTAACACTGATGAAGACGATATGGAAGATGGAGAGGCAGTGGTGCCCCCTTCTGACAAAACTAAAAATGATGAAGATATTATGGACCCTATCAGTAAattcatggaaaggaaaaaat taaaagaaagtgaagaaaaggaagttCTTCTGAAAACTAACCTTTCAGGTCGTCAGAGCCCAAGTTTCAAGCTTTCCTTTTCCAGTGGTACAAAATCTAACCTTACCAGCCAGTCATCTGCAAGTAATCTGCCTGGATCCCCAGGGTCTCCTGGATCCCCAGGATCCCCTGGGTCTCCAGGATCAGTTTCTAAAAGCACATCTCAGATGGCAGCTATTACAACTAAG GGAGGCCTCGTTGGGCTTGTCGATTATCCTGATGATGATGAAGAggatgatgaagatgaagataAAGAGGAAACTTTACCTTTGTCAAAGAAAGCAAAGCTTGAGTCATCATAA